One window from the genome of Pristiophorus japonicus isolate sPriJap1 unplaced genomic scaffold, sPriJap1.hap1 HAP1_SCAFFOLD_35, whole genome shotgun sequence encodes:
- the LOC139250114 gene encoding probable G-protein coupled receptor 139 has protein sequence MGRPAILLLKEIYFPILAAVGVPANLVTIVILSRGNCGLSKCISVYMVAMATADLLVMIFNVILYYILSYHFPLSFLSHTRVCKLILFMNVVTFDWSVWFTVSFTFARFIVICCQKFKAKHCTDITAIAVITMFSVLVLLKDIPVFFAYETEIIFNNVEWGCRSNVHFFSAPLGVAYLWFHSTWRVWLPFTLVALFNYFTVRRILLASRARKRLKSHSSENHSDPEMENRRKSIILLFAISGSFILLWLTTAVSFVTTGLSNTTYYRGDRTNPAYIATETGDMLKLLSSCLNTFIYAASQRMFREELKTVLKSPWTLILGSLKHERKPK, from the exons ATGGGGCGACCAGCTATTCTACTTTTAAAAGAGATTTATTTCCCGATTCTCGCTGCCGTTGGTGTCCCTG cgaacttggtgacaattgtgattctctcccgaggaaactgtggcctttccaaatgtatctctgtctacatggtggccatggcgaCAGCTGATCTACTGGTAATGATATTTAACGTAATATTGTATTATATTTTAAGTTATCACTTTCCACTTTCCTTCCTGTCCCATACTCGCGTGTGTAAACTCATTTTATTCATGAATGTTGTCACTTTCGATTGGTCTGTTTGGTTCACTGTCTCCTTCACATTTGCCCGATTTATAGTTATCTGCTGCCAGAAGTTTAAAGCAAAACATTGCACCGACATAACTGCAATTGCAGTTATAACAATGTTCTCTGTTCTGGTATTATTAAAGGATATCCCCGTATTCTTTGCATATGAAACAGAGATAATATTTAACAATGTAGAGTGGGGCTGCCGATCAAATGTACATTTTTTTTCTGCACCTCTAGGTGTAGCGTACCTCTGGTTTCACAGCACATGGCGAGTTTGGCTTCCTTTTACTTTAGTGGCCTTATTTAATTATTTCACCGTCAGACGTATTTTACTGGCCAGCAGAGCCCGAAAGCGACTCAAGAGTCACAGTAGTGAGAACCATAGCGAcccggagatggagaaccgaaggaaatccatcattttgctATTTGCTATATCGGGCAGTTTTATACTGCTGTGGCTGACAACTGCTGTGAGTTTTGTAACCACCGGACTCTCAAACACCACTTATTACCGAGGCGACCGCACAAACCCAGCCTATATCGCGACGGAAACCGGAGATATGTTGAAGCTTTTGAGTTCCTGTCTGAACACGTTTATTTATGCAGCAAGCCAGAGGATGTTCAGAGAAGAGCTGAA